The following coding sequences lie in one Actinomycetota bacterium genomic window:
- the feoB gene encoding ferrous iron transport protein B encodes MTLEPRILEERRRELLGPGHEGPVVALVGNPNVGKSTLFNHLTGQDVATAHYPGKTVEINIGPTEVGGHTLTVLDLPGTYAIVGPGEEPWVTRRTLADLRPEVVVVVLDSGNLARNLVLALQVLDLGLPTVLMANLSDEAQRAGLAVDTVRLGERLSVPVFETVATTGIGVAELMEYVASVARGAVRPAKPSHTYGDVLESTVRAVASAAAVVPHETGMDPRAAAIRLLETAPDSPQRGVWPPTLLRVVDEARSSLEARTGERTVTVLARERRTLAEEIARATTVEARPRDHAVGWRLAALATRPLTGVAMLVLSLLGVFGLLFFVGDGLASLVAAAWGSFVSPVVQGAVRGLFGESLLAHALIWGLDAGLEAALSIGLPYILTFYFLLSVLEDSGYLNAVAFMSDRAMHHLGLHGRATIPLVAGLGCSVPAILGTRVLSTDRERFIASTLISMVPCSARTAVILGAVGHYIGWVPAAGVFAVAFVVSAAIGVVLDLLVPGRTSGLVMEMFPFRKPSLRLVARKAWMQFREFLLVATPLVVVGSMVLGALYESGNLVRLTAPLDPVVVGWLGLPSIAGVTLLFGLIRKEFALQLLVTVALVSVGPAARDLSTFMTPTNLFVYALVNTLAMPCISTMAVLGKTIGWRRALGVMGITVGVALAVGGLFARLLPAIGSVLS; translated from the coding sequence CCCACGGAGGTCGGCGGCCACACGCTCACGGTCCTGGATCTTCCCGGGACATACGCGATCGTCGGACCCGGCGAGGAACCGTGGGTGACCCGGCGCACGCTGGCCGACCTTCGCCCGGAAGTCGTTGTCGTCGTTCTGGACTCAGGCAATCTCGCCCGCAATCTCGTTCTGGCGCTCCAGGTGCTCGACCTCGGTCTGCCCACGGTACTGATGGCGAACCTCTCGGACGAGGCGCAACGGGCCGGGCTTGCGGTCGATACTGTCCGGTTGGGCGAACGGCTGAGCGTCCCCGTATTCGAGACGGTCGCAACGACCGGCATCGGTGTCGCCGAGCTGATGGAATACGTTGCGTCGGTGGCACGGGGCGCAGTCAGACCGGCGAAGCCGAGCCACACATATGGCGACGTTCTTGAGTCGACAGTGCGTGCAGTCGCCAGTGCGGCTGCGGTCGTACCGCATGAGACGGGGATGGATCCGAGGGCCGCCGCCATCCGCCTGCTCGAAACTGCACCGGACTCGCCGCAGCGGGGAGTGTGGCCGCCTACTCTGCTGCGCGTTGTCGACGAGGCCCGTAGCTCCCTGGAGGCACGCACGGGCGAGCGGACGGTGACGGTTCTCGCCAGGGAACGCCGCACACTTGCCGAGGAGATCGCGCGGGCGACCACCGTTGAGGCCCGGCCGCGCGACCATGCGGTTGGATGGCGGCTGGCAGCGCTGGCTACACGCCCGCTGACGGGTGTCGCGATGCTTGTCCTGTCACTCCTTGGCGTTTTCGGGCTGCTGTTCTTTGTCGGTGACGGACTGGCATCGCTTGTTGCGGCGGCTTGGGGCAGCTTCGTCTCACCGGTGGTGCAAGGGGCGGTGCGCGGGCTGTTCGGGGAGTCGCTTCTGGCGCATGCGCTGATATGGGGTCTGGACGCGGGACTGGAGGCGGCGCTTTCGATCGGGTTGCCGTACATCTTGACGTTCTACTTCCTTCTGTCGGTGCTCGAGGACAGCGGCTACCTGAATGCTGTCGCCTTCATGTCCGACCGCGCGATGCACCATCTCGGGTTGCACGGACGGGCGACGATTCCGCTGGTTGCGGGTCTGGGATGCAGTGTTCCGGCGATCCTGGGTACACGGGTCCTTTCGACCGATCGCGAGCGCTTCATCGCGTCCACGTTGATTTCGATGGTTCCCTGCAGCGCACGTACGGCGGTGATTCTGGGGGCGGTTGGTCACTACATCGGTTGGGTGCCGGCGGCCGGCGTGTTCGCGGTGGCGTTCGTCGTGAGCGCCGCCATAGGCGTCGTGCTCGACCTGCTCGTGCCGGGACGTACGAGCGGGCTTGTCATGGAGATGTTTCCGTTCCGCAAGCCGTCGCTGCGCCTGGTTGCGCGCAAGGCATGGATGCAGTTCCGGGAGTTTCTGCTTGTGGCAACGCCGCTCGTGGTTGTCGGGAGCATGGTTCTCGGCGCGCTGTATGAGAGCGGGAATCTGGTGAGGCTTACTGCTCCGCTGGATCCTGTTGTTGTGGGGTGGCTCGGCCTGCCGTCCATCGCCGGGGTCACGCTGCTATTCGGCCTGATTCGCAAGGAGTTCGCGCTGCAGCTGCTCGTGACGGTCGCGCTCGTTTCGGTGGGACCAGCCGCGCGTGACCTCAGCACGTTCATGACGCCGACGAATCTCTTTGTGTATGCGCTTGTCAACACGCTGGCCATGCCGTGCATCTCCACGATGGCGGTGCTGGGCAAGACCATCGGGTGGAGACGGGCCTTGGGCGTGATGGGCATCACAGTGGGCGTCGCACTTGCTGTGGGAGGCTTGTTCGCGAGGTTGCTTCCGGCGATAGGCTCCGTACTGTCGTAG
- a CDS encoding DNA polymerase III subunit alpha: protein MASGSFVHLHVHSQFSFMDGAAGLDSLIERAVELGMPALALTDHQGLSGAIRFYQKARAAGLKPILGAEVVVQAVGIPGTEGDLPPETRLHLPAPVGFGRAAGAGGFHLTLLVRDITGYRNLCRLLARAHVRSGDAPSLMSLRDLARHSEGLIGLSGCGCGETGAAVLADEPARARAVVERLAGCFAPGDFYVELMHTLTPESPRYVAGLVALADSIQLPLVATNNVHYVARDGFRIHDVLSSAGARMELPGPYGRPNAELWLKPAGQMRALFRSLTRACDATLEIAERCELDLGLGEFHFPAAELPAGETAYSVLSKLAWRGVEDRYRPMTPEALQRLQHELAIILELGFPEYFLVVKEIVDFAKSQGIRCSGRGSAGDSIVTYALGITDADPIAHDLLFERFLNPARRQMPDIDVDFDSARRDEVIEFIYRRFGSEHVAMVATVNTMTARSAVRTVARSFGYPIAQVNELSRYLPWVSAHRLRETLDSYPECANHPLKQPQHALLLDLAEELDACPMHLGTHLGGFIITREPIDSWTPLQWAAKGVVVSQYDKDDIEALGLVKMDILGLRMHSAISDAVEMARARVGEAAVPEPFTLPKDDPRVYEMIARADTVGVFQLESSGQRNLNTRLRASEFEDIIAAISLFRPGPLEAEMITPFIRRRHGIEPVFVPHPGMERPLRDTYGVIIYQEQVLLVAQAVAGFDLAEADMLRRAMTKGRSREEMERIRAHFIERALEREVALEVAEEVFRQLEGFAAYGFNKAHAACFAVVSYASAWLRTYYPAELSAAILNHEPMGFYTPRLVVNDARRHGIAIEPPHVNESRAAYTVTREGGGIRIGLRDTHEMTSRLLEVIEREQAVRPFRDLADFLRRTRAETPSATSLIRIGALDGLGITEVGRPPTRDEMLALLPELKAVIAREGIAGDDVLVLAPSPTRPAEDLTHASGWSAARRLSAELEYTGLSLTCHPLDLATANLEVRGITWARELANLPDRTRVKVCGVRERAQTPWTRSGKRTCFLTLEDSTGLLDVVVFEDALARAGETIVKHRCYLVEGTLQNNHERGLAIVANRVEPYVIRTASGAPVRLRRGVPSGPMGPSLGGAGAPEEESWDEVESGQTSVR, encoded by the coding sequence ATGGCTTCCGGGTCTTTCGTCCATCTGCACGTGCACTCGCAGTTCAGCTTCATGGACGGCGCGGCGGGGTTGGATTCGCTCATCGAGCGTGCGGTCGAACTCGGCATGCCCGCACTCGCACTCACGGACCACCAGGGACTGTCCGGTGCGATCCGCTTCTACCAGAAGGCGCGTGCTGCGGGGCTGAAGCCGATCCTCGGCGCTGAGGTCGTGGTGCAGGCCGTCGGCATCCCCGGCACGGAAGGCGATCTGCCGCCCGAGACGCGGTTGCACCTGCCCGCGCCGGTCGGCTTTGGGCGCGCGGCGGGGGCAGGAGGCTTCCACCTCACGCTGCTCGTACGCGACATCACCGGCTATCGCAACCTCTGCCGGCTGCTCGCGCGGGCTCACGTGCGCTCCGGGGACGCACCCTCGCTCATGAGCCTGCGCGACCTTGCGCGGCACTCGGAAGGGCTGATCGGACTGTCTGGGTGCGGATGCGGGGAGACCGGTGCTGCCGTGCTTGCCGACGAGCCCGCACGTGCGCGGGCCGTCGTGGAGCGTCTCGCGGGCTGCTTCGCCCCCGGCGACTTCTACGTCGAACTCATGCACACGCTCACACCGGAGTCGCCGCGCTACGTTGCAGGGCTCGTAGCGCTCGCCGACTCGATACAGCTCCCATTGGTCGCGACCAACAACGTCCACTACGTGGCTCGCGATGGATTCCGTATCCACGACGTCCTTTCCTCGGCAGGTGCGAGGATGGAGCTGCCGGGGCCGTACGGGCGACCGAATGCCGAACTGTGGCTGAAGCCCGCAGGTCAGATGCGCGCACTGTTCCGCAGCCTCACACGCGCGTGCGACGCCACCCTCGAGATCGCGGAGCGCTGTGAGCTGGATCTGGGCCTCGGCGAGTTCCACTTCCCGGCGGCTGAGCTCCCGGCGGGCGAGACGGCGTACTCGGTGCTCTCGAAGCTCGCGTGGCGCGGGGTCGAGGACCGCTACCGTCCCATGACGCCCGAGGCGCTCCAGCGCCTTCAGCACGAGCTCGCCATCATCCTTGAGCTGGGATTTCCCGAGTACTTCCTCGTGGTGAAAGAGATCGTGGATTTCGCGAAGTCGCAAGGGATCCGCTGCTCGGGGCGGGGGAGTGCGGGTGACTCCATCGTGACCTACGCGCTCGGCATCACCGACGCCGACCCCATCGCGCACGACCTGCTCTTCGAGCGGTTCCTGAATCCGGCGAGGCGCCAGATGCCCGACATAGACGTGGACTTCGACTCCGCCCGCCGCGACGAGGTCATCGAGTTCATCTACCGCCGGTTCGGCTCCGAACACGTCGCGATGGTCGCAACCGTCAACACGATGACCGCGCGAAGCGCCGTGCGCACGGTCGCGCGCTCGTTCGGCTATCCGATCGCGCAGGTCAACGAGCTGTCGCGCTACCTGCCGTGGGTGAGCGCGCACCGGCTGCGCGAGACGCTCGACTCCTACCCCGAGTGCGCGAACCATCCCTTGAAGCAGCCGCAGCACGCGCTCCTTCTCGACCTGGCCGAGGAGCTCGACGCGTGCCCCATGCACCTTGGCACGCACCTCGGCGGCTTCATCATCACGCGCGAGCCGATCGATTCCTGGACGCCACTCCAGTGGGCCGCCAAGGGCGTGGTCGTCTCGCAGTACGACAAGGACGACATCGAGGCCCTCGGGCTTGTGAAGATGGATATCCTTGGCCTGCGCATGCACTCTGCGATCTCCGACGCGGTGGAGATGGCGCGGGCGCGGGTGGGCGAGGCGGCCGTGCCCGAGCCTTTCACGCTGCCAAAAGATGACCCGCGCGTCTACGAGATGATCGCGCGTGCCGACACCGTCGGGGTGTTCCAGCTCGAAAGCAGCGGGCAACGCAACCTCAACACGCGTCTGCGCGCATCCGAGTTCGAAGACATCATCGCCGCGATCTCGCTCTTCCGTCCCGGCCCGCTCGAAGCCGAGATGATCACGCCGTTCATCCGCCGGCGACACGGCATCGAGCCGGTGTTTGTCCCGCATCCGGGGATGGAACGCCCGCTGCGCGACACCTACGGGGTCATCATCTACCAGGAGCAAGTGTTGCTCGTGGCTCAAGCGGTCGCCGGATTCGACCTGGCCGAGGCCGACATGCTTCGCCGCGCGATGACCAAGGGGCGCAGCCGCGAAGAGATGGAGCGCATCAGGGCGCACTTCATCGAGCGGGCGCTCGAACGGGAAGTCGCGCTTGAGGTCGCCGAGGAGGTCTTCCGCCAGCTCGAAGGTTTTGCCGCCTACGGCTTTAACAAGGCCCATGCGGCCTGCTTCGCGGTCGTCTCTTACGCGAGCGCGTGGCTGCGCACGTACTACCCGGCCGAGTTGTCTGCCGCCATCCTCAACCACGAGCCGATGGGCTTCTACACCCCACGTCTCGTCGTCAACGACGCGCGCCGCCACGGGATCGCGATCGAGCCGCCGCACGTCAACGAGTCCCGTGCGGCCTACACGGTCACGCGAGAAGGTGGCGGCATCCGGATCGGACTGCGCGACACGCACGAGATGACGTCACGGTTGCTCGAGGTGATCGAGCGCGAGCAGGCGGTGCGGCCTTTCCGCGATCTCGCGGATTTCCTGCGTCGTACGCGGGCCGAGACCCCGAGCGCGACCTCCCTCATCCGCATCGGAGCACTCGACGGGCTTGGTATCACCGAGGTGGGCCGCCCGCCGACCCGCGACGAGATGCTCGCGCTGCTGCCCGAGCTGAAAGCGGTCATCGCGCGCGAGGGTATCGCCGGCGACGACGTGCTCGTGCTCGCGCCCAGTCCCACCCGACCTGCCGAGGACCTGACGCATGCCAGCGGCTGGTCGGCAGCGCGGCGACTCAGCGCGGAGCTCGAGTACACCGGCCTGTCGCTCACGTGCCACCCGCTCGATCTGGCGACTGCCAACCTGGAGGTGCGTGGTATCACGTGGGCACGCGAGCTTGCGAATCTGCCCGACCGCACGCGCGTGAAGGTCTGCGGTGTGAGGGAACGGGCGCAGACTCCTTGGACAAGGTCGGGAAAGCGGACGTGCTTCCTTACGCTTGAGGACTCGACCGGTCTGCTCGACGTGGTCGTGTTCGAGGATGCGCTCGCCCGGGCGGGGGAGACGATCGTGAAACACCGCTGCTACCTGGTCGAAGGCACGCTGCAGAACAACCACGAGCGCGGCCTGGCGATTGTGGCCAACCGCGTGGAGCCCTACGTGATCCGCACGGCCTCCGGTGCCCCGGTGAGGTTGCGGCGGGGCGTACCGAGCGGCCCGATGGGACCGTCTCTCGGCGGTGCGGGAGCGCCAGAGGAGGAGTCGTGGGATGAGGTGGAATCCGGTCAGACATCCGTAAGGTAG
- a CDS encoding DUF6504 family protein gives MGRNTAIKKYDSHAHGQTLDLLSSKEGRLPVMLELLRSPWITRASELVAAEDAGLGKRISEAVAVAWDERRGCPAAFEWRARTYRIDAVVQTWAIERRWWNPRGRVSRRCWRVLARGGTYDLAFDRLTRSWLLVGMQD, from the coding sequence GTGGGACGCAACACCGCCATCAAGAAGTACGACTCTCACGCGCACGGACAGACGCTCGACCTGCTTTCATCCAAGGAGGGACGCCTACCGGTAATGCTCGAACTGCTTCGCAGCCCGTGGATAACGCGTGCATCAGAACTTGTAGCCGCCGAGGACGCAGGGCTCGGAAAACGGATCTCAGAGGCTGTCGCGGTCGCGTGGGATGAGCGACGTGGTTGTCCAGCTGCGTTCGAATGGCGCGCGCGTACCTACCGCATCGACGCTGTCGTGCAAACGTGGGCGATCGAGCGGCGCTGGTGGAACCCCCGTGGCCGCGTGAGCCGCCGGTGCTGGCGCGTGCTCGCACGAGGTGGCACCTACGACCTCGCGTTCGACCGCCTCACGCGGAGCTGGCTGCTGGTCGGCATGCAGGACTAG